A window from Ignavibacteriota bacterium encodes these proteins:
- a CDS encoding chemotaxis protein CheA, with protein MADYSLLIDPDMSEIFESFIVETKETLEKLDLDLVKLESSPEDTDLLNEIFRSFHTVKGTSGFLGLVKMQELTHRLEDILNKLRKGEVKLNSTIMDGILSGYDALSELLVIIEENKNEDFDTAKEIKKLENIIEKINSKNFDEQIVAKNVVEKKSKKKNDAKVTSVINLEMNDEEIEKAFLENAKNIKSNNKNKSKIKSKKKVIELVTSDNVEDFEVNKNHEENNLEEFVELDVATSNEEIQEINKESESIVSSDNSKKQSEDKKTTNNGVEQTIRVDVERLDELLNLVSELVLGRNRLSQLNSDVSMKYEGTEISRNLADTTRQIDLLTTELQLAVMKTRMIKIEKVFNRFPRLVRDLSKETGKEINLIISGEKTELDKTLIEEINDPLVHIIRNSIDHGVETPEVRKKIGKPEKGTITLSAEHEGNHIIILIEDDGKGIDPKVIVEKAIQKGLITKEKANDISKQEIYNLIFAPGFSTAEKVTNVSGRGVGMDVVKTNVARLRGIIDIESEVGKGTRILIKLPLTLAIIQGLLVKVIGETIVLPLNSVVEVVKVNKKEIYSINHTECIKLRERVLPLINIDKILYHSDTLQHVSDYQFVVVIGLAEKRYGIKVDSLIGQKEIVIKSLGKYLGNIEGIAGSTIMGDGKVVMIADIAEIINKLKD; from the coding sequence ATGGCTGATTATTCTTTGCTAATAGATCCGGATATGTCGGAAATATTTGAGAGTTTCATTGTTGAAACTAAAGAAACCCTTGAAAAATTAGATTTGGATTTGGTGAAATTAGAAAGTTCACCGGAAGATACAGATCTGCTAAATGAAATTTTTAGATCATTTCATACAGTAAAGGGAACTTCGGGATTTCTTGGACTTGTTAAAATGCAAGAATTAACACACAGACTTGAAGATATTCTCAACAAACTGAGAAAAGGTGAAGTAAAACTTAATTCAACAATTATGGATGGAATACTAAGCGGATATGATGCTTTAAGCGAACTTCTTGTTATAATTGAAGAAAATAAAAATGAAGATTTTGATACAGCGAAAGAAATCAAAAAACTTGAAAACATTATTGAAAAAATAAATAGTAAGAATTTTGATGAACAAATTGTTGCAAAAAATGTAGTTGAAAAAAAATCAAAAAAGAAAAATGATGCGAAAGTAACATCTGTAATAAATTTGGAAATGAATGACGAAGAAATTGAAAAAGCATTTTTAGAAAATGCAAAAAATATTAAAAGTAATAACAAGAATAAAAGTAAAATTAAGAGTAAGAAAAAAGTTATTGAACTAGTTACTAGTGATAACGTTGAAGATTTTGAAGTTAATAAAAATCATGAAGAAAATAATTTGGAAGAATTTGTTGAGCTGGATGTTGCTACTTCAAATGAAGAAATTCAAGAAATAAATAAAGAAAGTGAATCAATAGTTTCTTCAGATAATAGTAAAAAACAAAGTGAAGATAAAAAAACAACAAATAATGGCGTTGAGCAAACAATTAGAGTTGATGTTGAACGATTAGATGAACTTTTAAATTTAGTATCTGAATTAGTATTAGGAAGAAATAGACTTTCCCAATTAAATTCCGATGTTTCAATGAAATATGAAGGAACGGAAATTTCTCGCAATCTTGCTGATACAACTCGACAAATCGATTTGCTCACAACAGAACTTCAGCTTGCCGTAATGAAAACAAGAATGATTAAAATTGAAAAAGTTTTTAATCGTTTTCCAAGATTGGTTAGAGATTTAAGTAAAGAAACCGGGAAAGAAATTAATCTAATTATTAGTGGAGAGAAAACAGAATTAGATAAAACTCTTATTGAAGAAATTAATGATCCCTTGGTTCATATAATTCGTAATTCAATAGATCACGGAGTTGAAACTCCGGAAGTAAGAAAAAAAATTGGAAAACCAGAAAAAGGTACAATTACACTTTCTGCCGAGCATGAAGGAAATCACATAATTATTCTTATAGAAGATGATGGAAAAGGAATTGATCCAAAAGTAATTGTTGAGAAAGCTATTCAAAAAGGATTGATTACAAAAGAAAAAGCAAATGATATTTCAAAACAAGAAATTTATAATTTAATTTTTGCCCCGGGATTTTCAACTGCAGAAAAAGTAACGAATGTATCTGGAAGAGGTGTTGGAATGGATGTTGTAAAAACAAACGTTGCCCGCCTAAGAGGAATTATTGATATTGAATCTGAAGTTGGTAAAGGAACTAGAATATTAATTAAACTTCCGCTCACTCTCGCAATTATTCAAGGTTTACTGGTAAAAGTAATTGGAGAAACAATTGTACTTCCGTTAAACTCTGTTGTTGAAGTTGTAAAAGTAAATAAGAAAGAAATCTATAGCATAAATCATACTGAATGTATAAAACTACGCGAAAGAGTTTTACCACTTATCAATATTGATAAAATTCTTTATCACTCGGATACCTTGCAGCATGTTAGTGATTATCAATTTGTTGTTGTAATTGGTTTAGCAGAAAAAAGATACGGAATAAAAGTTGACAGTTTGATTGGTCAAAAGGAAATTGTTATAAAATCACTTGGAAAATATTTAGGTAATATTGAAGGAATTGCCGGTTCTACAATTATGGGGGATGGAAAAGTTGTAATGATTGCAGATATAGCCGAAATAATTAATAAGCTTAAAGACTAA
- a CDS encoding chemotaxis response regulator protein-glutamate methylesterase: MKNKIRILIVDDSAFMRKSLSLLLESDPSISVIDTATDGLEGIEKIKRLRPDIVTLDIEMPRMDGLTALKRIMKECPTPVLMVSSLTTEGAEETLKALELGAVDFIPKAMSFVSVAITGIKEDLIRKVKAIYSSKNVINRLNNISSSVITKNLANKSNGNLTTLPKMNYKAFAIGISTGGPISLQKVIPYLSDKIKIPIFIVQHMPPKFTASLAERLNALSHLEVKEAENNEVVRNGVVYIAPGGFHLMLEKESQGTIKIKTSQMPDNVLHKPSVDVMLESVQKIYGKNMLGVIMTGMGKDGLEGIKKLKSAGGFCVAQNEQTCVVYGMPRAIVDNGLADVIAPLEEIPKILNQAV, encoded by the coding sequence ATGAAAAACAAAATTAGAATTCTTATTGTTGATGATTCAGCTTTTATGAGAAAATCACTTAGCTTATTATTAGAATCAGATCCATCAATAAGTGTTATCGATACTGCTACTGATGGTTTAGAAGGAATAGAGAAAATAAAAAGATTAAGACCCGATATTGTTACTTTAGATATCGAAATGCCAAGAATGGATGGATTGACTGCACTAAAAAGAATAATGAAAGAATGTCCAACCCCAGTTTTGATGGTAAGTTCATTAACTACAGAAGGCGCTGAAGAAACTTTAAAAGCACTTGAACTTGGCGCAGTTGATTTTATTCCCAAAGCAATGTCTTTTGTAAGTGTTGCAATTACCGGGATCAAAGAAGATTTAATTAGAAAAGTAAAAGCAATATACAGCAGTAAAAATGTTATAAATAGATTAAACAACATAAGTTCTTCTGTTATAACAAAAAATTTAGCTAATAAATCAAATGGTAATTTAACTACTTTACCTAAAATGAACTATAAAGCATTTGCAATCGGTATATCAACCGGCGGACCAATATCATTACAAAAAGTAATTCCTTACTTATCTGATAAAATAAAAATTCCAATATTTATTGTTCAGCATATGCCTCCAAAATTTACAGCATCATTAGCAGAAAGATTAAATGCATTAAGTCATTTGGAAGTAAAAGAAGCAGAAAATAATGAAGTTGTGAGAAATGGAGTTGTTTACATTGCTCCCGGAGGATTTCATTTAATGTTGGAAAAAGAATCACAAGGAACAATAAAAATTAAAACTTCTCAAATGCCTGATAATGTATTGCACAAACCTTCTGTAGATGTTATGCTTGAGTCAGTTCAAAAAATTTACGGTAAAAATATGCTTGGCGTAATAATGACCGGAATGGGAAAGGATGGATTGGAAGGAATTAAAAAATTAAAAAGCGCCGGTGGTTTTTGTGTCGCACAAAATGAACAGACTTGCGTTGTTTACGGAATGCCAAGAGCAATTGTTGATAACGGTTTAGCTGATGTTATTGCTCCGTTAGAAGAAATTCCTAAAATTTTAAATCAAGCGGTATAA
- the flgB gene encoding flagellar basal body rod protein FlgB — MPIPENKILENLLNYSAIKQKVISQNLANSETVGYKRRDVAFKEMLQQGMKTLSNVHLKDEDFEITLDENTENLSGINNVDVNKEMAELAQNSIMFKFGSKKINSYYQTLQKVIRGGS, encoded by the coding sequence ATGCCAATCCCAGAAAATAAAATATTAGAAAATCTACTTAATTATAGTGCTATCAAGCAGAAAGTAATTAGTCAAAATTTAGCTAATTCAGAAACTGTTGGCTACAAAAGAAGGGATGTAGCTTTTAAAGAAATGCTTCAACAAGGAATGAAAACACTTTCCAACGTGCATTTAAAAGATGAAGATTTTGAAATTACACTTGATGAAAATACAGAAAATCTTTCCGGAATTAACAATGTTGATGTTAATAAAGAAATGGCAGAATTAGCACAAAACTCAATAATGTTCAAATTTGGCTCTAAAAAGATTAATAGCTATTACCAAACTTTGCAAAAAGTTATTAGAGGAGGTAGTTAA
- the flgC gene encoding flagellar basal body rod protein FlgC, protein MEIRPNFSSFKISSKGMSIQKQRMELITENIANTSTTKTEKGTPYQRKFIRVEQDKENLTRKNSLPLKNSGFTLESMYKNNLQAKGVESFEPELNLKINVETDNSEGELVYMPDHPDANEEGYVNMPNVSVVTEMVDMISASRSFEANLTAFNSAKQIAKDSLEI, encoded by the coding sequence ATGGAAATAAGACCAAACTTCTCATCGTTTAAAATTAGTTCCAAAGGAATGAGTATACAAAAACAAAGAATGGAATTAATAACAGAGAATATTGCAAATACAAGCACTACAAAAACTGAAAAAGGAACTCCATATCAGCGCAAATTTATTAGGGTTGAGCAAGATAAAGAAAACCTAACTCGTAAAAATTCTCTGCCATTAAAAAATTCCGGGTTTACACTTGAAAGTATGTACAAAAATAATTTGCAAGCAAAAGGAGTTGAAAGCTTTGAACCGGAATTAAATTTAAAAATTAATGTTGAAACAGATAATTCCGAAGGTGAATTAGTTTATATGCCAGATCATCCTGATGCAAATGAAGAAGGTTATGTAAATATGCCAAATGTTAGCGTTGTTACAGAAATGGTTGATATGATTTCTGCATCAAGAAGTTTTGAAGCAAATTTAACAGCTTTTAATTCGGCCAAACAAATTGCAAAAGATTCATTGGAGATATAG
- the fliE gene encoding flagellar hook-basal body complex protein FliE yields the protein MKTIGLGNFIPKFPQQNSTKNIDPNSKFDGLLSNFIKGVNVDQLDSKQITTDFIEGKDVEIHEVMIAGEKAKTSLDLLMQIRNKTVDMYKELTRMQ from the coding sequence ATGAAAACAATTGGGTTAGGAAATTTCATACCGAAATTTCCCCAACAAAATTCAACAAAAAATATAGATCCAAATTCAAAGTTCGATGGATTACTAAGCAATTTCATTAAGGGAGTAAATGTTGATCAACTTGACAGTAAGCAAATTACTACTGATTTTATTGAGGGAAAAGACGTTGAAATTCACGAAGTAATGATTGCTGGCGAAAAAGCGAAAACAAGTTTAGATCTATTAATGCAGATTAGAAATAAAACAGTTGATATGTATAAAGAATTAACAAGGATGCAATAA
- the fliF gene encoding flagellar M-ring protein FliF, protein MDKAKDSFSALVNIFNKLTIQQRLMLGGIAVVAIVLLIFILVAFNEPSYTTLYSNLAPEEASEVVSYLSSQKIQYKLEDNGNTISVSKTDIYEVRLALAGKGIPSTGMIGYEIFDKNTIGMSEFMQKLNFKRALEGEIARTIIQQEGIENARVHIVTPEKAVFKDEQKEATASVVLKLRSNYSLPENSILAITNLVASSVEGLDAGNVTIIDGKGRLLSKKPEDSELAINSGKQYEIKSSIEKYLAKKAQTILDKILGYDNSDVKVNVELDFNQLEKTLETYDPESQVAISEQTSRNTSSGKSLSDSNAVFTETSTTNYELSKTIEHMIAGTGSIKRITLAAVINGVKSEVQNGEETTIVNEPRSEEQLQQLELLLRQAVGIDPTRNDEVSIVSIPFETNNLESEDGFGGSPLDNVGDYMNYLILLIGILGAMFILKTLLTKLKEEKIMIGTVGAGGGNFTERTFETGAIEPPMWDPGLSLKKNKKAKKPLFEMGDIEDEITDEAVMKKMKQDKIINYVSKNPAEAAKLINSWLKEDEY, encoded by the coding sequence GTGGATAAAGCAAAAGACTCATTCTCGGCTTTAGTTAATATATTTAATAAGTTAACAATTCAACAGCGTTTAATGCTTGGCGGAATTGCAGTTGTTGCAATTGTTCTGCTAATTTTTATTCTCGTAGCTTTTAATGAACCAAGCTACACAACATTATATTCAAATCTTGCACCGGAAGAAGCATCCGAAGTTGTAAGCTATCTATCATCTCAAAAAATTCAGTACAAACTTGAAGATAATGGAAATACAATAAGTGTTTCAAAAACTGATATTTACGAAGTAAGATTGGCACTTGCTGGAAAAGGAATTCCTTCAACCGGGATGATTGGTTATGAAATCTTTGATAAGAATACAATTGGTATGTCAGAGTTTATGCAGAAGCTAAACTTTAAAAGAGCACTCGAAGGTGAAATTGCGCGCACCATTATTCAACAAGAAGGAATTGAAAATGCGCGTGTTCATATTGTAACACCGGAGAAAGCAGTTTTTAAGGATGAACAAAAGGAAGCAACTGCATCTGTTGTTTTAAAGTTAAGATCAAATTATTCATTACCAGAAAACAGCATTTTGGCTATAACAAATTTAGTTGCTTCAAGTGTTGAAGGATTAGATGCTGGAAACGTAACAATTATTGATGGCAAAGGAAGATTACTTTCTAAAAAACCGGAAGATAGCGAACTTGCAATAAACAGCGGTAAACAATATGAAATTAAAAGTAGTATTGAAAAATATCTTGCGAAAAAAGCTCAAACAATTTTAGATAAAATTTTAGGTTATGATAATTCTGATGTTAAGGTAAATGTTGAATTGGATTTTAATCAATTAGAAAAAACTTTAGAAACATACGATCCGGAATCTCAAGTTGCAATAAGTGAACAAACTTCAAGAAATACAAGCAGCGGAAAAAGTTTAAGTGATTCTAACGCAGTATTTACAGAAACATCAACAACAAATTACGAGTTAAGCAAAACAATTGAACATATGATTGCAGGAACTGGAAGCATTAAAAGAATAACTCTTGCGGCAGTTATAAACGGAGTGAAATCAGAAGTTCAAAATGGTGAGGAAACAACAATTGTTAATGAACCAAGATCAGAAGAGCAGTTACAGCAATTAGAATTATTGTTGAGACAAGCCGTGGGTATTGATCCGACTCGTAATGATGAGGTTTCGATTGTAAGTATTCCGTTTGAAACAAATAATTTAGAATCCGAAGATGGTTTTGGAGGATCGCCATTAGATAATGTTGGCGATTATATGAATTACTTAATTCTTTTAATCGGAATACTTGGGGCAATGTTCATTCTAAAAACACTGCTTACAAAACTAAAAGAAGAAAAAATTATGATTGGTACAGTTGGCGCAGGAGGTGGAAATTTTACCGAGCGTACATTTGAAACAGGTGCAATTGAACCACCGATGTGGGATCCTGGTTTATCATTAAAGAAAAATAAAAAAGCTAAAAAGCCGTTATTTGAAATGGGTGATATTGAAGATGAAATTACAGATGAAGCAGTTATGAAGAAAATGAAACAAGATAAAATAATTAATTACGTTAGTAAAAATCCGGCAGAAGCAGCAAAATTAATAAACTCATGGTTGAAAGAAGATGAATACTAG
- the fliG gene encoding flagellar motor switch protein FliG codes for MNTSEQIKTTGITKKDLNGIQKSALLLIALNVETAAQVFKYLEPTDVESISAEISKVKNIPSHIVEQVIDDYHDLVTAREYVLEGGIDYAQQVLEKSFGLSKAMEVIEKVKNLTTLHGFDVLKKADSTQLVNFLNKEHPQTIALILSHLSPDQTAEALIELPEDIRTDVIYRIATLGKISPQTLTQIEKVVDELAGFSINQTMGQLGGTKSVANILNRINITMNKEIIAAIENKDEDVAFEIKRLMFLFDDIIHLQDRDIQRILKEVDRKDLALALKVADERVQEKVFGNMSERAADLLKEELQFMGPVKLKEVEAAQGRIVDQIKKLEEQEEVTISFRGGGSEEVYV; via the coding sequence ATGAATACTAGTGAACAAATAAAAACAACCGGAATTACAAAAAAAGATTTAAACGGAATTCAAAAATCAGCTTTGCTCCTAATTGCATTAAATGTTGAAACTGCCGCACAAGTTTTTAAGTATTTAGAGCCGACTGATGTTGAATCAATATCAGCAGAAATATCAAAAGTTAAAAATATTCCATCACATATTGTTGAGCAAGTAATTGATGATTATCATGATTTAGTAACCGCTCGCGAATATGTATTAGAAGGTGGAATTGATTATGCACAGCAAGTTTTGGAAAAATCTTTCGGGTTATCCAAAGCTATGGAAGTTATTGAAAAAGTAAAAAACCTAACAACTCTTCATGGATTTGATGTACTAAAAAAAGCTGATTCAACTCAGCTTGTTAATTTTTTAAATAAAGAACATCCGCAAACAATTGCATTAATTTTATCACATTTAAGTCCGGACCAAACTGCAGAAGCATTAATAGAATTGCCGGAAGATATTAGAACAGATGTAATTTATAGAATAGCAACTTTAGGAAAAATTTCTCCGCAAACTTTAACACAAATTGAAAAAGTTGTGGATGAACTTGCCGGATTTTCTATCAATCAAACTATGGGGCAATTGGGCGGAACCAAAAGTGTCGCAAATATTCTAAATAGAATAAACATCACAATGAATAAAGAAATTATTGCTGCTATTGAAAACAAGGATGAAGATGTTGCGTTCGAAATTAAAAGATTGATGTTCTTGTTTGATGATATAATTCATTTGCAAGATAGAGATATTCAAAGAATTCTTAAAGAAGTTGATAGAAAAGATCTGGCTTTAGCATTAAAGGTTGCCGATGAAAGAGTTCAAGAAAAAGTTTTTGGAAATATGTCTGAAAGAGCTGCTGATCTATTAAAAGAAGAATTGCAATTTATGGGACCAGTTAAACTTAAAGAAGTTGAAGCTGCACAAGGAAGAATTGTTGATCAAATTAAGAAATTAGAAGAACAAGAAGAGGTTACAATTAGTTTTAGAGGCGGCGGATCCGAAGAAGTATATGTCTGA
- the fliI gene encoding flagellar protein export ATPase FliI encodes MNELIEDIVETYNHLIEVTDPIKINGKVTDVIGFIIVSVGPNVSLGEICSVIDRTGYEICKSEVVGFKDGKVLSIALGNIQNIAPSCQIVSSGKSFSIGVGAQLLGRVIDGFGNPIDDKGDINYTIIKNTHREPPNPLTRKRIDSPLQTGVRAIDGLLTVGKGQRVGIFAGSGVGKSVLLGMIARNTTADVSVIVLVGERGREVREFIEKDLGEEGLKKSVIVVATSDKPSLARIKAAYIGTTIAEYFRDLGKDVVLMMDSVTRFAHAQREVGITIGEPPTTKGYTPSVFAVLPKLLERAGTSTKGSITGFYTVLVDGDDMTDPIADSVRSILDGHFVLTRKLANKGQFPAIDPLQSISRVMPDIVPEDHRKRSQEFNEILSAYNEAEDLINIGAYVKGSNPQIDHALNKISGLRNYLKQGINEEAIYSDSINRLNNLIEKPLG; translated from the coding sequence ATGAATGAACTGATTGAAGATATTGTTGAAACTTATAATCATTTAATTGAGGTTACTGATCCAATTAAAATTAATGGAAAAGTAACAGATGTAATTGGATTTATAATAGTTTCTGTTGGACCAAATGTTTCACTTGGTGAAATTTGTTCAGTAATTGATAGAACCGGTTATGAAATTTGTAAATCGGAAGTTGTTGGTTTTAAAGATGGTAAAGTTTTATCAATTGCTCTTGGTAATATTCAAAATATTGCACCATCTTGCCAAATTGTTTCTTCCGGAAAAAGTTTTTCAATTGGTGTTGGAGCGCAGTTATTAGGAAGAGTAATTGACGGTTTTGGAAATCCAATTGATGATAAAGGTGATATAAATTATACAATTATTAAAAATACTCACAGAGAACCGCCAAATCCTTTAACAAGAAAAAGAATTGATTCACCGCTTCAAACCGGTGTTAGAGCAATTGATGGATTATTAACTGTAGGGAAAGGACAAAGAGTTGGAATCTTTGCTGGTAGCGGTGTTGGCAAAAGTGTTTTGCTTGGAATGATTGCACGAAATACCACAGCGGATGTAAGCGTAATTGTGTTAGTTGGTGAAAGAGGAAGAGAAGTTCGAGAATTCATTGAAAAAGATTTAGGCGAAGAAGGATTAAAAAAATCAGTTATTGTTGTTGCTACAAGTGATAAACCATCGCTTGCGAGAATTAAAGCTGCATATATTGGAACTACAATTGCTGAATATTTTAGAGACCTTGGTAAAGATGTTGTTTTAATGATGGATTCCGTAACTCGTTTTGCACATGCTCAAAGAGAAGTTGGAATTACAATTGGTGAACCACCAACAACTAAAGGATATACACCTTCTGTATTTGCAGTTTTACCTAAATTACTTGAAAGAGCCGGAACATCTACAAAGGGAAGTATCACTGGATTTTATACTGTTCTTGTGGATGGCGATGATATGACAGATCCAATTGCAGATAGCGTTAGATCAATTCTGGATGGACATTTTGTTCTAACAAGGAAATTAGCAAATAAGGGACAGTTCCCGGCAATCGATCCACTGCAAAGTATAAGTAGAGTTATGCCAGATATTGTTCCGGAAGATCATAGAAAACGATCACAAGAATTTAATGAAATTCTCTCTGCATATAATGAAGCAGAAGATTTAATAAATATTGGAGCTTATGTTAAGGGAAGTAATCCGCAGATTGACCATGCACTTAACAAAATAAGCGGGTTAAGAAATTATCTTAAACAAGGTATAAATGAAGAAGCAATATATTCGGATTCAATAAATCGATTAAACAATTTAATTGAAAAACCTTTGGGATGA
- a CDS encoding flagellar FliJ family protein: protein MAKFKYKFDTIKSIKERFEKIVMKELSIINLEIERIKNEIENLKLELKETRIKKLSNLTIRIKDIQFYTKHENYLDRQINLLRKELTKKNIEKEKKLKELIKKSKETKTFELLEEKHRIEFFKAQEKIEQIELDEIAVKEFNR, encoded by the coding sequence TTGGCGAAATTCAAATATAAGTTTGATACAATAAAATCAATTAAAGAAAGATTTGAAAAAATAGTAATGAAGGAACTTTCTATTATCAATTTAGAAATAGAAAGAATAAAAAATGAAATAGAAAATTTAAAATTGGAATTGAAAGAGACACGAATTAAAAAACTTTCAAATCTAACAATCAGAATAAAAGATATTCAGTTTTATACAAAACACGAAAATTATTTAGATCGGCAGATAAATTTATTACGGAAAGAACTTACGAAGAAAAATATTGAGAAAGAAAAAAAGTTAAAAGAATTAATAAAAAAATCTAAAGAAACAAAAACTTTTGAATTGCTTGAAGAAAAACACAGAATAGAATTTTTTAAGGCTCAAGAAAAAATTGAGCAAATTGAATTAGACGAAATTGCAGTTAAGGAATTTAATAGGTAA